From the genome of Sphingobacterium kitahiroshimense, one region includes:
- a CDS encoding glycoside hydrolase family 25 protein — protein MKKKKVQRKKSGEITDDNGKRWKYIAFSGAFILLVLLAFAWHYRAGIRYYLSTLGKARGTAHKEAKYDIRNVEIMSSHSDKIFGLDISQYQGDINWIEVNTINDQFPIDFIFVRATMGESKVDDRFDDNWKAVATRANLRGAYHYFRPNENSVKQAKNFIRTVKLESGDLPPVLDIEELPKHQSMDSLKVGLKRWLDEVESHYRVKPILYSGDKYYTDFLQKEFSNYILWIANYNFWVEDLKDHWNFWQFSEKGTVRGINGNVDLNIFNGTIEELEEITIPFKN, from the coding sequence ATGAAGAAAAAGAAAGTTCAGCGCAAGAAATCAGGCGAGATCACAGATGACAATGGTAAAAGATGGAAGTATATCGCATTTTCTGGAGCTTTTATTCTTCTTGTTCTTTTAGCGTTTGCATGGCATTATCGTGCGGGAATTAGATATTACCTCAGTACTTTGGGGAAAGCTCGAGGAACTGCTCATAAAGAGGCTAAATATGATATTCGAAATGTGGAGATTATGTCGAGCCATTCAGATAAGATTTTTGGTTTAGATATATCGCAATATCAAGGTGATATTAACTGGATAGAAGTTAATACAATCAATGATCAATTTCCAATAGATTTTATTTTTGTAAGGGCAACGATGGGTGAAAGTAAGGTGGATGATCGATTTGATGATAATTGGAAAGCAGTTGCTACTAGAGCGAATTTAAGAGGGGCTTATCACTATTTTAGACCAAATGAAAATTCCGTTAAGCAGGCTAAAAATTTTATTAGGACTGTTAAACTTGAATCAGGAGATCTACCGCCTGTATTAGATATTGAGGAATTGCCTAAACATCAATCCATGGACAGTCTGAAAGTTGGTTTAAAACGGTGGCTGGACGAAGTTGAATCACATTATAGGGTAAAGCCTATTTTGTATTCAGGAGATAAATATTATACAGATTTTCTTCAAAAAGAATTTAGTAATTATATTTTATGGATTGCCAATTATAATTTTTGGGTCGAAGATCTTAAAGATCATTGGAATTTTTGGCAGTTTTCCGAGAAGGGGACTGTTAGAGGGATTAACGGGAATGTGGATCTAAATATCTTTAATGGTACTATTGAAGAACTTGAAGAAATTACTATTCCTTTTAAAAATTGA
- a CDS encoding phosphotransferase enzyme family protein produces the protein MSNSNQMNGLKAAAAFSLSEDIISVEAFGSGHINDTYRVTTRNTIGKTFLLQRINHHIFQNVDGLMLNIKHVTDHLKTKIAHLPIEIQESRVLTIIPTKSNDLYHLDEDGDYWRMFILIDGTKSYDVVETTTQASEGGKAFGQFQLQLADLDATQIVEVLPNFHNIQFRLDNLRKAIAADSQGRVEGVKDILEFIFSREDRMRTILDLASKGDLPLRITHNDTKFNNVLLDQNDQAQCVIDLDTVMPGYVAYDFGDAIRTIINPVEEDEKDLSKIVLNIPLYAAYAEGYLNEAKEFLTDIEVHSLLEGVFLLPYMQGVRFLTDYLEGDHYFKTKYDDHNLVRTKTQLKLVEEMERQEEELKTAISSVLQD, from the coding sequence ATGTCAAATTCGAATCAAATGAATGGTCTGAAAGCAGCAGCAGCGTTTTCTTTAAGTGAAGATATCATAAGTGTGGAAGCTTTTGGTTCAGGACATATCAACGATACATATCGTGTAACAACAAGAAATACCATTGGTAAAACCTTTTTATTACAAAGGATAAATCATCATATTTTTCAAAATGTTGATGGTCTCATGTTAAACATTAAACATGTCACCGATCATTTAAAAACTAAAATTGCGCATTTACCAATTGAAATTCAAGAGTCAAGGGTACTCACTATAATTCCGACTAAATCAAATGATTTATATCATCTTGATGAAGATGGAGATTATTGGCGGATGTTTATTCTTATTGATGGTACCAAAAGCTACGATGTTGTGGAGACGACAACGCAAGCTTCAGAGGGAGGGAAAGCTTTTGGTCAATTTCAATTACAGTTGGCAGATTTAGATGCTACTCAAATTGTTGAAGTATTGCCAAATTTCCATAACATCCAGTTTAGGTTGGATAATTTAAGGAAGGCAATTGCGGCTGATTCACAAGGACGTGTTGAGGGCGTAAAAGATATTTTAGAATTTATCTTCTCTAGAGAGGACCGTATGCGAACAATTCTTGATCTAGCTTCTAAAGGAGATCTTCCTTTACGCATTACTCATAATGATACAAAATTTAATAATGTATTATTGGATCAAAATGATCAGGCGCAATGTGTGATTGATTTAGATACGGTCATGCCTGGATATGTAGCATATGATTTTGGAGATGCAATTCGTACGATTATTAATCCAGTGGAGGAAGATGAGAAAGACTTGTCTAAGATTGTTTTAAATATTCCTCTTTATGCAGCATACGCAGAAGGATATTTAAATGAAGCTAAAGAGTTTTTAACTGATATTGAGGTGCACTCTTTGTTAGAAGGCGTATTTTTACTGCCATATATGCAAGGTGTACGATTTTTAACAGATTATCTTGAAGGAGATCATTATTTTAAAACAAAGTATGATGATCATAATCTCGTTAGAACCAAAACGCAATTGAAATTGGTTGAAGAGATGGAAAGACAAGAAGAGGAGTTAAAAACTGCCATTAGTTCAGTTTTGCAAGATTAG
- a CDS encoding sterol desaturase family protein, whose protein sequence is MAKRNFVSNSTESSRMFKSDFLESLTKVHWSVPLIFYLPIIGYFSWTALGPGDMSILCYIQYFVFGLAFWTLFEYALHRWVFHYHPTTKWGKRIAFIFHGVHHDYPKDRLRLVMPLSASIPLAALVYYLFTFFFSSDIILASFFSGFMIGYLIYDECHYAMHHANFKSGIFKRIKQHHMLHHYSDPEHGFGVSSALWDEIMRSGFPKEDEKVEKTERISMDK, encoded by the coding sequence ATGGCAAAGCGTAATTTTGTTTCAAATTCCACTGAATCTTCAAGGATGTTTAAAAGTGATTTTTTAGAATCATTGACAAAAGTCCATTGGAGTGTTCCTTTAATATTTTACTTACCAATAATTGGTTACTTTTCATGGACTGCTTTAGGTCCTGGAGATATGAGTATTCTTTGTTATATCCAGTATTTTGTCTTTGGACTTGCTTTCTGGACTTTATTCGAATATGCATTACACCGTTGGGTTTTTCATTATCATCCAACAACTAAGTGGGGTAAGAGAATAGCATTTATTTTTCACGGTGTACATCATGATTATCCAAAGGATAGATTAAGATTGGTTATGCCATTATCTGCGAGTATACCTTTGGCAGCATTGGTTTATTATTTGTTTACTTTCTTTTTTAGTTCGGATATTATATTGGCGTCTTTCTTTTCGGGTTTTATGATTGGTTATTTAATTTATGACGAATGCCACTACGCAATGCATCATGCTAACTTTAAGAGTGGAATTTTTAAACGAATTAAACAACACCATATGTTGCATCATTATTCTGATCCAGAACACGGATTCGGTGTAAGTTCAGCTTTGTGGGATGAGATCATGCGCTCTGGCTTTCCAAAAGAGGATGAAAAAGTAGAAAAAACAGAACGAATCAGTATGGATAAATAA
- a CDS encoding HAD family hydrolase has translation MSNYAVIFDMDGVICHTNPYHAKAFEAFFKKYNIESSEEEFQEHMYGKHNSYIMQHFFKRTIAPDELIKLEFEKEELFRIIYKDQITPIAGYLEFLEDLKRNDLKTGVATSAPKENMDLILDALHIRSKMGSILCSENVSHHKPHPEVYLTSANNLEVEPINCVVFEDSFSGITAGLNAGMTVVGVLSTHTKDQLPTCHAYINDYTEISTYKILELLKRA, from the coding sequence ATGAGTAATTACGCAGTTATTTTTGATATGGATGGTGTTATTTGTCACACCAATCCCTATCACGCTAAAGCTTTTGAAGCATTTTTCAAAAAATACAATATTGAAAGTAGTGAAGAAGAATTTCAGGAGCATATGTATGGTAAACACAATAGCTATATCATGCAACATTTTTTCAAGAGAACAATAGCTCCTGATGAATTGATCAAGTTAGAGTTTGAGAAAGAAGAACTCTTTAGAATTATTTATAAAGATCAGATCACACCAATAGCAGGTTACTTAGAATTTTTAGAAGACCTCAAGAGAAATGATTTAAAAACTGGAGTGGCCACTTCTGCACCTAAAGAAAATATGGATTTAATCTTAGATGCACTTCATATCCGATCCAAAATGGGTTCGATCTTATGTAGTGAAAATGTTAGTCATCATAAACCACATCCAGAAGTTTATCTAACGTCCGCTAATAATTTAGAGGTAGAGCCTATAAATTGCGTCGTTTTTGAAGATTCTTTTTCAGGAATTACAGCTGGTCTGAATGCGGGAATGACAGTAGTTGGCGTATTATCTACCCACACCAAAGATCAACTTCCAACCTGTCATGCATACATCAATGACTACACGGAGATATCAACTTACAAGATTTTAGAATTACTAAAAAGGGCTTGA
- the trxA gene encoding thioredoxin has protein sequence MATFDEIIKSNNVVLVDFFATWCGPCQTMAPILQDVKEFYDESLSIIKIDVDKNPKIASIYKVSGVPTFVLFKNGTQVWRQSGMITKTDLHKLIDAHK, from the coding sequence ATGGCTACATTCGATGAGATTATTAAATCAAATAATGTTGTACTGGTAGACTTCTTTGCAACTTGGTGTGGACCGTGTCAGACCATGGCACCCATATTACAAGATGTAAAAGAGTTTTATGATGAAAGTTTGTCAATTATAAAAATTGATGTGGATAAAAATCCTAAGATAGCATCCATTTATAAAGTAAGTGGAGTTCCTACTTTTGTATTATTTAAAAATGGTACTCAAGTATGGAGGCAAAGTGGAATGATTACTAAAACAGATCTACATAAGCTTATTGATGCTCACAAATAA
- a CDS encoding rhodanese-like domain-containing protein, with amino-acid sequence MKKEYLTYIVGACATVFFILTFTQIGFGKAISESEKRSPSISLIPPVSALNLTQFMSLEATGALVLDTRSVKDFAAGYIPKSVFIGWNGPFKAWVPKILANKDQPIILLSDQETVAQVCLTLEELGYTHILGYLEGGVGSYKKQYLLDSIPEVDASTYLDLSNEGQIIDVRSEKEFATGHIDNAMNFPLKDLGNFNLDLPDNKNYYVQCLSGYRSMIAMSILKKKGFEHVINIRGGYQALKQLKEEK; translated from the coding sequence ATGAAAAAAGAATATTTAACTTATATAGTTGGCGCGTGTGCAACAGTATTTTTTATTTTAACATTTACACAGATCGGTTTTGGAAAAGCAATATCGGAAAGTGAAAAGAGATCTCCTTCTATTTCGCTTATCCCTCCTGTTTCAGCTTTGAATTTAACGCAATTTATGTCATTGGAAGCAACAGGAGCATTGGTGTTAGATACCAGGTCGGTAAAAGATTTTGCAGCAGGTTATATTCCTAAGTCGGTGTTTATCGGTTGGAACGGCCCATTTAAAGCTTGGGTTCCAAAAATATTAGCCAACAAAGACCAACCGATTATACTCCTTTCAGATCAGGAAACAGTAGCACAGGTATGCTTAACATTGGAAGAATTAGGCTATACGCATATATTAGGGTATCTTGAGGGAGGTGTGGGTAGTTATAAAAAGCAGTACCTTTTAGATTCTATACCAGAGGTCGATGCTTCGACTTATTTAGATTTATCAAACGAAGGTCAAATAATAGATGTCCGGTCGGAAAAAGAGTTTGCCACAGGGCATATTGACAATGCTATGAATTTTCCATTAAAAGATTTAGGTAACTTTAATCTAGATTTACCAGACAATAAGAATTATTATGTCCAATGTCTTTCTGGATATCGTAGTATGATTGCTATGTCTATTTTGAAGAAGAAGGGCTTTGAGCATGTAATAAATATTAGAGGTGGATATCAGGCATTGAAACAATTAAAAGAGGAGAAATAA
- a CDS encoding Gfo/Idh/MocA family protein, with product MDRRNFIKSTALTTAGLGILSSTDLFAKDGKVRLAFIGVGLRGRNHVAIALNRDDVEVVAICDTQEESLSQCRKQFDKKGIKLPKEYTGGIDAYKKMLSKEKLDAVIIATPWEFHKDQAIDSMKAGLYVGCEVIAGLTVQDHWDVVKASEQTGKPYMTLENVAYRRDVLAVLNMHRQGLFGELLHLEGGYQHDLREVLFNDGKSYYGKGVEFGPKAISEAQWRTKYNVEQDGDLYPTHGLGPILPFVNINAGNRFTHLTSYSSKARGLAAYVEKQSPGHPNAKLNYKNGDITQTMIQCQNGETIMLTHDTHLPRPYSIGFRVQGTEGIWMDVAQGIHIEGKSKPHTWDPAKEWVDKYDHPIWKKYETLATGSGHGGMDWFVFNSFIQATKQGKQTPFDVYDSVTMSAVFPLSTESIKQGNKTVEFPDFTSGKWKTKKNTFMLDDSGL from the coding sequence ATGGACAGAAGAAATTTCATAAAATCTACAGCACTTACAACTGCTGGACTGGGTATCCTTTCTAGTACAGATTTATTTGCAAAAGATGGTAAAGTTAGGTTAGCATTTATTGGAGTAGGACTTAGAGGCCGTAACCATGTTGCTATCGCATTAAACCGCGACGATGTTGAAGTTGTTGCAATTTGTGATACACAAGAAGAATCTTTATCACAATGTCGTAAGCAATTTGATAAAAAAGGAATTAAACTTCCGAAAGAATACACAGGCGGTATCGATGCTTACAAGAAAATGTTAAGTAAAGAAAAGTTAGATGCTGTAATCATTGCAACTCCTTGGGAATTCCACAAAGATCAAGCAATTGACTCCATGAAGGCAGGCCTATATGTAGGTTGCGAAGTTATTGCAGGACTAACAGTACAAGATCACTGGGATGTAGTAAAAGCATCTGAACAAACAGGGAAACCTTACATGACTTTAGAAAATGTGGCATATCGTCGTGATGTATTGGCTGTTCTTAACATGCACCGCCAAGGATTATTTGGAGAATTACTTCATTTAGAAGGTGGGTACCAACATGATTTACGTGAAGTTCTTTTTAATGATGGAAAAAGCTACTACGGTAAAGGTGTAGAATTTGGCCCTAAAGCAATTTCTGAGGCACAATGGCGCACAAAATATAACGTAGAACAAGATGGTGATTTATATCCGACGCACGGTTTAGGTCCAATTCTTCCTTTCGTTAATATTAATGCTGGAAATCGTTTTACACACCTTACGTCTTATTCGAGTAAAGCGAGAGGCTTGGCTGCATATGTTGAAAAACAATCTCCAGGTCATCCAAATGCAAAATTGAATTATAAAAATGGTGATATCACCCAAACAATGATTCAGTGTCAAAATGGAGAGACTATCATGTTAACACATGATACGCACTTGCCAAGACCATACTCAATCGGTTTCCGTGTTCAAGGTACAGAGGGAATCTGGATGGACGTTGCACAAGGTATCCATATTGAAGGGAAATCAAAACCTCATACTTGGGACCCTGCAAAGGAATGGGTAGATAAATACGATCACCCAATTTGGAAAAAGTATGAAACATTAGCAACAGGCTCAGGTCACGGTGGAATGGACTGGTTTGTCTTCAACTCTTTTATCCAAGCTACCAAACAAGGAAAACAAACTCCTTTCGATGTTTACGACTCTGTTACAATGAGTGCAGTATTCCCATTATCAACAGAATCAATTAAACAAGGTAATAAAACTGTTGAATTTCCTGATTTTACTTCCGGAAAATGGAAAACGAAGAAAAACACATTCATGCTAGATGATAGCGGATTGTAA
- a CDS encoding bestrophin family protein, which translates to MIVYNPKDWLTSTLKLHKTDTFRKLFPYLILASLYSWGIAYLELEYLKLAEKSWIKNITIVHSLLGFVLSLLLVFRTNTAYDRWWEARKQWGSLTNISRSLSYKMNAFLESDDKVNRSFYRKAIPLYAETLYTFLRSDYTKFMLDEVSHPELENLDDQKHGPNQVASLIFKKTNSLYKEGKITGDQFRIINNELESFTNVCGACERIKNTPIPLSYNAFIKKFIILYTATLPIGYVFSIGYFVIAAVPFIFYVLASLELIGESIEEPFGTDSDDLPIDKIAQNIKKHCYEILLP; encoded by the coding sequence ATGATTGTTTACAACCCAAAAGATTGGCTTACTTCAACTCTCAAACTCCATAAAACGGATACTTTCCGTAAATTATTTCCATATCTTATCTTAGCATCTTTATATTCTTGGGGCATTGCGTACCTAGAACTGGAATATCTAAAACTAGCTGAAAAAAGTTGGATTAAAAATATCACAATAGTTCATAGCTTACTTGGATTCGTACTCTCCCTTTTGCTTGTATTTAGAACTAATACTGCATACGACCGTTGGTGGGAAGCTAGAAAACAATGGGGTTCATTAACAAACATCAGTAGAAGTTTATCCTATAAAATGAATGCATTTCTGGAAAGCGATGATAAGGTAAACCGCAGCTTTTATAGGAAAGCAATTCCGCTTTATGCAGAAACACTCTATACCTTTCTTCGTTCGGACTACACCAAATTTATGCTTGATGAAGTGTCACATCCGGAATTAGAAAATCTGGATGATCAAAAACATGGTCCCAATCAGGTAGCATCATTAATTTTTAAAAAAACAAATTCCCTCTATAAAGAAGGAAAAATAACAGGAGATCAATTTCGAATCATCAACAATGAACTTGAATCTTTCACCAATGTATGTGGAGCATGTGAACGGATTAAAAACACACCAATACCGCTATCCTATAACGCATTCATAAAAAAGTTCATCATCCTTTATACAGCAACACTCCCCATCGGATACGTCTTTTCAATTGGTTATTTTGTCATTGCAGCAGTACCATTTATATTTTATGTACTAGCATCATTAGAATTAATTGGAGAATCCATTGAAGAACCTTTCGGAACGGATAGTGATGATTTACCGATTGACAAAATCGCACAGAACATCAAAAAACACTGTTATGAAATCTTACTTCCATAG
- a CDS encoding sigma-54-dependent transcriptional regulator, which produces MSTILIIDDERAIRNSLRDILEYEDYNILDVDNGIEALEIIKKEKIDLVLCDIKMNKMDGMEVLATAQKTNPDLPFIMISGHGTIETAVEAAKKGAFDFLEKPLDLNRLLITVRNGLEKVSLVTETKVLKKKVTSYKTKEILGKSEAISRIKETIDRVAPTEARVLITGANGAGKELVARWLHEKSNRAEGPLIEVNCAAIPSELIESELFGHEKGSFTSAIKQRLGKFELATNGTLFLDEIGDMSLSAQAKVLRALQEHKITRVGGDKEIDVNVRVVAATNKNLFKEIDEGNFRMDLYHRLSVILIHVPSLTERVDDIPLLSKNFCEEICNEYGVPIKEITPAALKELSNLPWTGNIRELRNMIERLIILSDKSITDRDVIAFANPSNTVNAISSHAHTDNGSSHTTQNGGKVDLDNFASFQDFKDFAEKEFIKYKLEKNTWNVSKTADDLDIQRSHLYSKIEKFGLKRD; this is translated from the coding sequence ATGAGTACAATATTAATTATTGATGACGAACGGGCAATCAGAAATTCACTAAGAGACATCTTAGAGTATGAAGATTATAATATACTAGATGTAGATAATGGTATTGAGGCCTTAGAGATCATTAAGAAGGAAAAAATTGATCTTGTTCTTTGTGATATTAAAATGAATAAGATGGATGGTATGGAGGTTTTGGCAACTGCCCAAAAAACAAATCCAGATCTTCCTTTTATTATGATTTCGGGTCATGGTACGATAGAAACTGCTGTCGAAGCCGCTAAAAAAGGTGCCTTTGATTTCTTAGAAAAGCCACTTGATTTAAATCGTTTACTTATCACGGTAAGGAATGGCTTAGAGAAGGTCTCATTAGTTACTGAAACTAAAGTTTTAAAGAAAAAGGTAACGAGCTATAAAACCAAAGAAATCTTAGGTAAATCTGAAGCGATTAGTCGTATTAAAGAAACAATTGATCGGGTTGCACCTACGGAGGCTCGCGTACTTATTACAGGTGCAAATGGTGCCGGAAAAGAACTTGTTGCACGTTGGTTGCATGAGAAATCTAATCGTGCAGAAGGTCCTTTAATTGAAGTTAACTGCGCAGCAATACCATCGGAATTAATTGAGTCTGAATTATTTGGTCACGAAAAGGGATCTTTTACTTCCGCTATTAAACAACGTCTTGGTAAATTTGAATTAGCTACCAATGGTACACTTTTTCTGGATGAAATAGGCGATATGAGCCTTTCTGCCCAAGCTAAGGTGTTAAGGGCTTTACAAGAGCATAAGATAACCCGTGTAGGTGGTGATAAGGAAATTGATGTGAATGTTCGTGTTGTTGCAGCGACGAATAAGAATCTCTTTAAAGAGATTGATGAAGGGAATTTTAGAATGGATTTATACCATCGCCTTTCTGTAATTCTTATTCACGTACCTTCATTGACTGAACGTGTGGATGATATTCCTTTATTATCGAAAAATTTTTGTGAAGAAATTTGTAATGAATATGGGGTTCCAATAAAAGAAATTACACCTGCTGCATTAAAAGAGTTGAGTAATCTTCCTTGGACGGGTAATATTCGCGAATTACGTAACATGATTGAACGCTTAATTATTTTAAGTGATAAATCTATTACGGATAGGGATGTTATTGCATTTGCAAATCCTTCAAACACGGTGAATGCTATTTCTTCTCATGCACATACGGATAATGGATCTAGCCATACGACTCAAAATGGTGGAAAGGTTGATCTAGATAACTTTGCTTCTTTTCAAGATTTTAAGGATTTTGCAGAGAAGGAGTTTATCAAATATAAATTAGAGAAAAACACGTGGAATGTTTCTAAAACTGCTGATGATTTAGATATTCAGCGAAGTCATTTATATAGTAAGATCGAAAAATTCGGTCTTAAAAGAGATTAG
- a CDS encoding hemolysin family protein, producing the protein MLTEVLIILALIILNGVLSASEIAIVSSRKARLQAASDKNNPAAKIALALKESPNNFLSTVQIGITLIGILTGFFSGGSIAVYLKQIFVQISFLAPYSEQLSVVIVVFIITFFSLVLGELVPKRIGMAIPEKYAMVIAYPMNLLSKIVRPFVWLLSISTDCIVKLFNIKSTHNSVTEEEIKALVDEGVDSGAIEGIEHDIVDRLLSLGDKKAINLMTHRSNIAFLDLEDSFEEHRHIIMNTEHTMYPICEGNLDNIKGVVHVKKLLSQYLKEKPIDLNSLIEPIKFVNEHSSAYSILTSLRASHIHQAIVIDEYGSTQGVITLRDILSDLVGNLPEDQSIDRPRIRKREDGSYIADGQYQLDKFMEEFEIGLSEEDEDEINNITTLGGLVFLLLDHVPEEGEQVQYKNIKFEVLDMDGNRIDKISFRKKGDD; encoded by the coding sequence ATGCTCACAGAAGTCCTTATTATATTAGCTCTAATTATTCTAAATGGAGTATTATCTGCATCAGAAATTGCAATCGTCTCCAGTAGAAAAGCCCGACTGCAAGCAGCATCTGACAAAAATAACCCTGCAGCTAAAATAGCCTTAGCTTTAAAAGAATCTCCAAACAATTTTTTATCCACTGTTCAAATAGGAATTACTTTAATAGGGATTCTAACAGGTTTTTTTAGCGGCGGAAGTATTGCAGTCTACCTGAAGCAGATATTTGTTCAAATCTCATTTTTAGCACCATACAGTGAACAGTTGTCTGTAGTAATCGTTGTTTTTATCATCACTTTTTTTTCTTTGGTACTTGGAGAACTAGTGCCAAAAAGAATCGGTATGGCTATTCCAGAAAAGTATGCCATGGTCATCGCTTACCCAATGAATCTACTGAGTAAAATAGTTCGTCCCTTTGTCTGGCTACTCAGTATTTCAACAGATTGTATTGTCAAACTATTTAATATCAAAAGCACACACAATTCAGTAACAGAAGAAGAAATAAAAGCATTGGTCGATGAAGGAGTGGATAGTGGAGCTATTGAGGGGATAGAACACGATATTGTAGACCGATTATTAAGCTTAGGCGATAAAAAAGCAATAAATCTAATGACCCATAGAAGTAATATTGCTTTTTTAGACCTAGAAGATAGTTTCGAAGAACATCGACATATCATTATGAACACGGAGCATACCATGTACCCAATTTGCGAAGGTAATCTTGATAACATAAAAGGAGTCGTACATGTAAAAAAATTACTTTCACAATATTTAAAAGAAAAACCGATAGATTTAAACAGTTTGATAGAACCTATTAAATTTGTTAACGAGCATAGCTCCGCTTACAGTATTTTAACAAGCCTGAGAGCATCGCATATACACCAGGCTATCGTAATTGATGAATATGGCTCTACACAAGGCGTTATTACCCTTCGGGATATTCTATCTGACCTGGTAGGTAATTTACCTGAAGATCAATCAATCGACAGACCTCGAATCCGTAAACGTGAGGACGGATCCTATATTGCAGATGGGCAATACCAACTGGATAAGTTTATGGAAGAGTTTGAAATTGGTCTCTCTGAAGAAGACGAAGATGAAATAAATAATATTACCACTTTAGGTGGACTTGTATTTTTGCTCCTTGACCACGTTCCTGAAGAAGGAGAACAGGTCCAGTACAAAAATATAAAATTTGAAGTCTTGGATATGGATGGTAATCGAATTGATAAAATTTCATTCAGAAAAAAAGGAGATGATTAA
- a CDS encoding acyltransferase family protein, translating to MLERDNSLDIIRSVGLLCIILAHVNPPFTIFQIRNFDVPLMVFISGYLFGNKNQTFKSITDFTTYLWKRFFRLVVPVWIFLSIFYIIQYFFPLSFKINYTQFPDIMISSYLLLDGFGYVWIIRIFLMIAILGPLFSKVIKNKWQLLIYYAIYEMVVQFSTDLFQPGVQKYFNQFGTYSLGFLIFFMLGAQYRNYDVRTKTLLFIISALISIGGLIYFKFHLGIPFDIGALKYPPHSFYIFYAVSIFSLIFCIKPTIQKLNKPILNFIGSSTIWIYLWHILFLFLINLENWYLNWIAILTLSIIATFLQQQLINKAINHFKIPAKQAKQIRIIFCS from the coding sequence ATGCTAGAAAGGGACAATTCACTGGATATTATACGTAGTGTAGGTTTATTGTGCATTATTCTCGCACATGTAAACCCACCCTTTACAATTTTTCAAATCAGAAACTTTGATGTTCCTTTAATGGTATTTATCTCAGGATATTTATTTGGGAACAAAAATCAAACCTTTAAATCCATAACCGATTTTACAACCTATCTATGGAAACGCTTTTTCCGTCTTGTTGTACCCGTATGGATTTTCTTATCGATATTTTACATCATTCAGTACTTTTTCCCCTTATCCTTTAAGATCAATTACACACAGTTTCCAGATATTATGATTTCGAGCTATCTGCTATTAGATGGCTTTGGCTATGTTTGGATTATACGCATCTTTTTAATGATTGCCATCCTAGGGCCATTGTTCAGTAAAGTCATTAAAAATAAATGGCAATTACTGATTTATTATGCCATTTATGAAATGGTCGTTCAGTTTTCAACTGATTTATTTCAACCAGGCGTACAAAAATACTTCAATCAATTTGGCACCTATAGCTTAGGTTTTCTCATTTTCTTCATGCTAGGAGCACAATACCGAAATTATGATGTAAGAACTAAAACACTATTATTTATCATAAGTGCTTTGATAAGTATTGGAGGCTTGATATATTTTAAATTCCACCTGGGAATACCATTTGATATTGGAGCATTGAAATATCCACCACATTCGTTTTATATTTTTTATGCAGTAAGTATTTTCTCACTTATATTTTGTATAAAACCAACTATTCAAAAATTAAACAAACCTATTTTAAATTTCATAGGCTCTTCAACAATTTGGATTTATCTATGGCATATATTATTTCTATTCTTGATCAATTTAGAAAACTGGTATTTAAATTGGATAGCTATTCTCACACTATCCATTATAGCAACATTTCTACAACAACAACTCATTAACAAAGCAATAAATCACTTTAAAATTCCCGCTAAGCAAGCAAAACAAATACGAATTATTTTTTGTTCCTAG